From Centropristis striata isolate RG_2023a ecotype Rhode Island chromosome 16, C.striata_1.0, whole genome shotgun sequence, a single genomic window includes:
- the LOC131988179 gene encoding interferon-inducible GTPase 5-like produces the protein MDNPFEDEQIKDIRAIMASEGPAAAAAKIQECLDEQNNIPLNIGITGESGSGKSTFVNAFRGVDNRDDGAAPTGCVETTMEATSYPHPNYPNVILWDLPGIGTTNFPADEYLQHVGFERFDFFIIISADRFRENDVKLALEIQKMKKKFYFVRSKIDHNLHDAERSQREFNAERTLQEIRDNCIQGLVKQGVESPQVFLVSSFDLHLHDFPLLQQTLERELPAHKRDVLLLAMPNISLEVISKKKEALQDKIKYLASASALAATVPVPGLSCAADLTMLATAIAGYQVSFGLNTESLQNLACRTKVPLADLRAVMTSPLSAKKITVDLIFKVLCFSVADLAIMAAEEGFRFVPFIGIPIASALSSAFTYKALSTSLDMLAEDAQNVFTKALGLNTAV, from the exons ATGGATAATCCATTTGAAGATGAACAAATCAAAGATATTAGAGCAATTATGGCATCTGAAGGACCTGCCGCAGCGGCTGCAAAGATCCAGGAGTGTTTGGATGAGCAGAATAATATTCCACTAAATATCGGCATCACAGGAGAGTCTGGTTCTGGTAAATCCACCTTTGTTAATGCCTTTAGAGGCGTAGACAACAGAGATGATGGAGCTGCTCCCACTGGCTGTGTAGAAACCACCATGGAGGCTACATCATACCCCCATCCTAACTATCCCAACGTCATACTGTGGGATCTTCCTGGTATTGGCACCACCAACTTTCCAGCAGACGAATACCTGCAGCATGTTGGATTTGAAAGgtttgacttcttcatcatcatctcagcTGATCGCTTCAGAGAAAATGATGTGAAGCTCGCTCTGGAGATTCAGAAGATGAAGAAAAAGTTCTACTTTGTTCGCTCCAAGATCGACCATAATTTACATGATGCAGAAAGAAGTCAGAGGGAGTTCAACGCAGAAAGAACTCTTCAAGAGATCAGGGACAACTGCATTCAAG GTCTTGTAAAACAAGGTGTTGAGTCTCCACAAGTCTTCCTGGTGTCCAGCTTTGATCTCCACCTCCATGACTTCCCTCTTCTACAGCAGACCCTAGAGAGAGAACTTCCTGCACATAAGAGGGATGTTCTGCTGTTGGCCATGCCCAACATCAGCCTGGAGGTCATCAGCAAGAAGAAAGAGGCtttacaagataaaataaagtacTTAGCCTCTGCATCTGCACTTGCAGCAACTGTACCAGTCCCTGGGCTCTCTTGTGCTGCTGATTTGACCATGCTGGCTACTGCCATTGCAGGGTACCAAGTTTCTTTTGGTCTTAATACTGAGTCACTGCAGAATCTTGCTTGTCGTACAAAAGTGCCTTTGGCGGATCTCAGAGCAGTGATGACGTCACCACtaagtgcaaaaaaaataaccGTAGACTTGATTTTTAAGgtgctgtgtttttctgtggctGATCTTGCTATAATGGCAGCAGAGGAAGGGTTCAGATTTGTTCCATTCATTGGAATCCCAATAGCATCGGCCCTCTCTTCTGCCTTCACCTACAAAGCTCTCAGTACTTCCCTTGACATGCTTGCTGAGGACGCACAGAATGTGTTTACAAAGGCTCTGGGTTTGAACACAGCAGTGTGA